One genomic segment of Paenibacillus xylanexedens includes these proteins:
- the phoU gene encoding phosphate signaling complex protein PhoU, which produces MIRRKEFDQELEELRTLLKQMGEHVGAALDGAIESLQTMNAEKAQVIIKNDANLNALEDKIMELGSKLIITQQPVAKDLRRIIVAFKISSDLERMGDLALDVAKVTLRMDGQKLIKPLVDIPQMAEIVKSMIDESIESFLKENTDLAYKMAQTDDQVDQLYSHMISDLYTLMSEHPNQASQAMLLMMVGRYIERIGDHATNIGESTVYLVTGKRPDLNQ; this is translated from the coding sequence ATGATTCGCAGAAAAGAATTTGATCAGGAGCTTGAAGAGCTGCGTACCTTGCTCAAACAAATGGGTGAACATGTAGGAGCAGCATTGGATGGTGCTATTGAGAGTTTACAAACGATGAACGCGGAGAAAGCTCAGGTCATCATCAAGAATGATGCGAATCTGAATGCCCTTGAAGACAAAATTATGGAACTTGGCTCCAAACTGATCATCACACAACAGCCGGTGGCAAAGGATCTCAGACGTATTATCGTGGCATTCAAAATCTCCAGTGATCTGGAGCGTATGGGAGATCTTGCGCTCGACGTGGCGAAGGTGACACTCCGGATGGATGGACAGAAGCTGATTAAACCTCTGGTAGATATCCCGCAAATGGCAGAAATCGTGAAATCCATGATTGATGAATCCATCGAATCTTTCCTGAAAGAAAACACAGACCTGGCCTATAAAATGGCTCAAACGGACGATCAGGTCGATCAACTGTACAGCCACATGATCAGTGATCTCTACACGTTAATGTCAGAGCATCCGAATCAGGCTTCTCAGGCTATGCTGCTGATGATGGTTGGACGTTACATTGAACGTATTGGTGATCATGCAACCAACATTGGTGAGAGCACGGTATACCTGGTGACAGGTAAACGTCCGGATCTGAATCAATAG
- the polA gene encoding DNA polymerase I codes for MDKFILIDGNSIIYRAFFAMPPLTNSKGLHTNAVYGFTTMLLRLLEEHKPTHVMVAFDAGKITFRHEGYQEYKGGREKTPPELSEQFPLLKELLKGLGIAQFELAGFEADDIIGTLTKRADEAGRQVLVVSGDKDMLQLASEHVHIGLTRKGVTDIELYDPAQIKERYGLTPLQIIDLKGLMGDASDNIPGIPGVGEKTALKLLHQFGSVEDVLNGTSELKGKMKEKIEAHAEDARMSKQLATIHREVPLEQTWEDMQFAGLKEEQAGPALAKLEFKSLLERLSFSGSIGSEQEAVPAAEVESSIATEDNISELFSSLDSIDVLHVETHGDNPHQAKLIGLALGSAGTYTFISPELLHSEAAAPVRAWLGNSDQPKRGYDLHRVDLALHAHGIEFAGASFDVQLAAYLLDPTESNQTISGLTTKYGLPSLVEDDTVMGKGAKYKVPEVEILGDFLCRKAAAVAAIIPLQEQVLETDEMNSLFHELEMPLSRILADMEKQGIKANTADLQALGSEFEEQISRLMAEIYKLSGTEFNLNSPKQLGEILFDRLGLPVVKKTKTGYSTDAEVLEKLAPYNDVVKHILQYRQLAKLQSTYVEGLLKEISNRDGKVHTYYRQTIAATGRLSSQFPNLQNIPIRMEEGRKIRKVFVPSEPGWSILAADYSQIELRVLAHISDDERLKEAFVNDMDIHTKTASDVFGVNPEDVDGDMRRSAKAVNFGIVYGISDYGLSQNLHITRKEAAQFIDQYFEVFQGVRRYMDDIVKEARQDGYVKTLLERRRYLPEINASNFNLRSFAERTAMNTPIQGTAADIIKLAMVQMDEALRERKLKSRMLLQVHDELVFEVPADELELMKELVPSVMEKALELSVPLKAEVSFGDNWYEAK; via the coding sequence ATGGACAAGTTTATTCTCATAGATGGAAATAGCATTATTTACAGGGCGTTTTTTGCAATGCCGCCTCTGACCAACTCGAAAGGTCTGCATACCAATGCGGTATATGGTTTCACTACGATGCTGCTGAGACTGCTTGAAGAGCATAAACCTACACATGTCATGGTTGCATTTGATGCAGGCAAAATCACGTTCCGCCACGAAGGGTATCAGGAATACAAGGGTGGACGGGAGAAAACACCACCAGAGTTGTCAGAGCAATTCCCTTTGCTCAAAGAACTGCTGAAAGGACTTGGCATCGCTCAGTTTGAGCTGGCTGGATTTGAAGCGGATGACATCATCGGAACGTTAACCAAACGGGCAGATGAAGCGGGCAGACAGGTGCTTGTTGTATCGGGTGACAAAGATATGCTGCAGCTCGCCTCCGAACATGTACATATCGGGCTGACGCGTAAAGGGGTAACCGATATTGAGCTGTATGATCCTGCTCAGATTAAGGAGCGTTATGGTCTGACGCCGCTGCAAATTATTGATCTCAAGGGTCTGATGGGCGATGCGTCCGATAACATTCCAGGGATTCCCGGGGTTGGAGAGAAGACAGCGTTAAAGCTGTTGCACCAGTTCGGATCGGTAGAGGATGTGCTGAACGGCACAAGTGAGCTGAAAGGCAAGATGAAGGAAAAGATTGAGGCACATGCCGAAGATGCCCGGATGAGCAAACAACTCGCGACGATTCACCGGGAAGTTCCGCTGGAGCAGACGTGGGAGGATATGCAATTCGCTGGATTAAAAGAAGAACAAGCTGGCCCTGCATTGGCGAAGCTGGAATTCAAATCCTTGCTCGAACGCCTGTCGTTCAGTGGCAGCATCGGTTCTGAACAGGAAGCGGTCCCTGCTGCCGAAGTGGAGTCTTCCATTGCAACAGAAGACAACATCAGTGAGCTGTTCAGTTCACTGGATTCCATTGATGTCCTCCACGTGGAGACACATGGGGATAACCCGCACCAAGCGAAATTGATTGGACTAGCTCTAGGTTCCGCTGGAACGTATACGTTCATATCTCCCGAATTGCTTCATTCCGAGGCTGCGGCTCCAGTGCGGGCATGGCTTGGTAATTCAGACCAGCCAAAGCGCGGGTATGATCTTCATCGTGTTGACCTGGCCCTGCATGCGCATGGCATTGAATTCGCTGGTGCGTCATTTGATGTACAACTGGCGGCCTATTTGCTTGATCCAACGGAATCCAACCAGACGATTAGTGGACTCACGACCAAGTACGGTCTGCCGTCGCTCGTAGAGGATGACACGGTTATGGGCAAAGGGGCCAAGTACAAGGTGCCGGAAGTAGAGATCTTGGGTGATTTCCTGTGCCGCAAAGCCGCTGCTGTCGCAGCCATTATTCCACTTCAGGAGCAGGTGCTGGAAACGGATGAGATGAATTCGTTGTTCCATGAACTGGAGATGCCGTTGTCACGCATATTGGCGGACATGGAGAAACAGGGCATCAAGGCCAATACGGCAGATCTACAGGCTTTGGGCAGTGAGTTTGAAGAACAGATCAGCAGGTTGATGGCTGAGATCTACAAGCTGTCAGGAACGGAATTTAATCTGAATTCACCAAAGCAACTGGGTGAGATTTTATTTGATAGACTGGGCTTGCCGGTGGTGAAGAAAACAAAAACGGGTTATTCCACAGATGCTGAAGTATTAGAGAAATTGGCTCCTTATAATGATGTGGTCAAGCATATTCTGCAATATCGTCAGCTTGCCAAGCTGCAATCCACTTATGTGGAAGGATTACTCAAAGAGATATCCAATCGGGATGGCAAGGTGCATACGTATTATCGTCAGACCATTGCTGCAACGGGACGACTTAGCAGTCAGTTCCCGAACTTGCAGAACATTCCGATTCGGATGGAGGAAGGTCGCAAAATTCGGAAGGTATTTGTTCCTTCCGAGCCCGGATGGTCCATTTTGGCAGCAGACTATTCCCAGATTGAACTGCGTGTACTGGCACATATTTCGGACGATGAGCGCTTGAAGGAAGCATTTGTTAATGATATGGATATTCATACAAAGACCGCTTCGGATGTATTTGGCGTGAATCCTGAGGATGTGGATGGGGATATGCGTCGTTCCGCCAAGGCAGTTAACTTTGGTATCGTGTATGGAATAAGTGATTATGGCTTATCACAGAACCTGCATATTACACGTAAAGAGGCTGCGCAGTTTATTGATCAGTATTTTGAAGTATTCCAGGGTGTCCGCCGATATATGGATGACATTGTGAAGGAAGCTCGCCAGGATGGTTACGTCAAAACGCTGTTGGAACGTCGTCGCTACCTGCCAGAGATTAATGCCAGTAACTTCAATCTGCGTTCCTTCGCAGAGCGTACGGCGATGAATACACCGATTCAGGGAACAGCGGCAGATATCATCAAGCTGGCCATGGTACAGATGGATGAAGCGCTGCGGGAACGCAAGTTGAAGAGCCGTATGTTGCTTCAGGTGCACGATGAGCTTGTATTCGAAGTGCCTGCGGATGAATTGGAACTGATGAAGGAATTAGTGCCTTCTGTCATGGAAAAAGCATTGGAACTGTCGGTTCCGCTGAAAGCCGAAGTCAGCTTTGGTGATAACTGGTACGAAGCGAAATAA
- the mutM gene encoding DNA-formamidopyrimidine glycosylase, giving the protein MPELPEVETVRRTLNQLIVGKTIDHVTVSLPRIIQRPDDIDAFAMELAGHTVIGVERRGKFLRILLDGLVLVSHLRMEGRYGVYEQHEDVEKHTHVIFHFNDGTELRYKDVRQFGTMHLFNAGEELVSKPLLKLGLEPLDPAFTVTAFREAVGKRTTKIKAVLLNQAYVVGIGNIYVDEALFRAGIHPETIAKTLTEAQLTVLHEAIVATLQDAVNAGGSSIKSYVNGQGEMGMFQHQLKIYGRKSEPCTTCGTLIEKTVVGGRGTHFCPNCQLL; this is encoded by the coding sequence ATGCCGGAATTACCGGAAGTCGAAACAGTCAGAAGAACATTGAATCAACTTATTGTGGGCAAAACGATTGATCATGTTACCGTTAGCTTGCCGCGGATTATTCAGCGGCCGGACGACATAGATGCATTTGCAATGGAACTCGCGGGACATACCGTCATTGGGGTGGAACGCCGGGGCAAGTTTTTACGTATTTTGCTGGACGGGCTGGTGCTTGTCTCCCATCTGCGGATGGAAGGAAGGTACGGTGTGTACGAGCAGCATGAAGATGTGGAGAAACATACACATGTGATCTTCCATTTTAATGATGGTACGGAATTGCGTTATAAGGACGTGCGTCAGTTCGGTACGATGCATCTGTTTAATGCAGGTGAGGAACTGGTGTCCAAACCTTTGCTGAAGCTGGGACTGGAGCCACTTGATCCAGCTTTTACGGTAACTGCATTCCGCGAGGCGGTTGGCAAGCGTACAACCAAAATCAAGGCTGTACTTTTAAATCAGGCATATGTGGTTGGTATCGGGAATATTTATGTGGACGAGGCTCTATTTCGCGCAGGTATCCATCCCGAGACCATCGCCAAGACACTGACCGAAGCTCAGTTAACGGTGCTCCATGAAGCGATTGTGGCTACGTTGCAAGATGCAGTGAATGCAGGTGGATCTTCCATCAAGTCCTATGTGAATGGACAGGGTGAGATGGGGATGTTCCAGCATCAACTGAAAATCTATGGACGCAAATCAGAACCTTGTACAACTTGTGGTACGTTAATTGAAAAAACGGTGGTTGGTGGCCGTGGCACGCATTTTTGTCCGAACTGTCAGCTGCTGTAA
- a CDS encoding manganese efflux pump encodes MLHHFISLLALALALSLDGFGVGITYGLRRTKIPLLSIAVISICSGLVIALSMQVGVLLSHVVSPDIASIVGAVILIGIGAWSLLQLIRKQGKEQLETDTGMGEAAEATVTGVGEAQERLSDSKGRNQVLALDLEQSASNGSLERMVFTLELRKLGVVIQILRSPSKADMDNSGSISAQEAMWLGIALSLDAFGAGLGAALLGFPTLWTALIIALFSGAFLSLGMKVGLRFSALRWMRRLSVLPALLLMIMGIMKLL; translated from the coding sequence GTGCTGCATCATTTTATTTCATTGCTGGCGCTTGCTTTGGCGCTTAGTTTAGATGGTTTTGGAGTCGGGATTACATATGGGTTACGGAGGACTAAGATTCCCCTGTTATCTATCGCTGTTATTTCGATCTGTTCGGGATTGGTTATTGCCTTGTCGATGCAAGTAGGTGTGTTGTTGTCCCATGTGGTGTCACCGGATATCGCTTCGATCGTAGGAGCCGTTATATTGATAGGTATTGGTGCATGGTCACTGTTGCAACTCATTCGAAAGCAAGGCAAAGAACAGCTGGAAACAGACACTGGAATGGGTGAGGCAGCAGAAGCAACGGTAACTGGAGTGGGAGAAGCACAAGAGAGACTGTCGGATTCAAAGGGCAGAAATCAGGTGCTTGCACTGGATCTGGAGCAGTCGGCTTCAAATGGATCACTGGAACGAATGGTATTTACACTGGAGCTGCGCAAGCTGGGCGTTGTCATTCAGATCCTTCGCAGTCCTTCCAAGGCGGATATGGATAACTCGGGGAGTATATCTGCTCAAGAAGCGATGTGGCTTGGTATTGCGCTGTCTCTGGATGCGTTTGGAGCAGGTTTGGGAGCGGCACTTCTGGGATTCCCTACACTATGGACAGCACTCATTATTGCACTGTTTAGTGGGGCGTTTCTGTCGCTCGGCATGAAGGTTGGCCTACGATTCTCAGCTCTGCGCTGGATGCGAAGACTGTCTGTATTGCCAGCGCTATTGTTAATGATTATGGGAATAATGAAGTTGTTATGA
- the coaE gene encoding dephospho-CoA kinase (Dephospho-CoA kinase (CoaE) performs the final step in coenzyme A biosynthesis.): MNIGLTGGIATGKSSVSAYLASKGALLIDADVIAREVMMPGHPVLAAAVKRFGQAILNEDGTLDRKKLGSIVFQQPEERKALEAITHPAIRREMRERAAAYELQHPDKLVVSDIPLLYESGLEDSFEEVMVVYVPRSVQRDRLMSRDGMTAAQAEARMDVQMDIERKKQLADIVIDNSGLWPATEQQIDSYLQRKGLL; the protein is encoded by the coding sequence ATGAATATAGGCTTAACCGGCGGGATCGCGACAGGCAAAAGCAGTGTTTCCGCCTATCTCGCCAGTAAGGGAGCGTTGCTCATCGATGCAGACGTTATTGCCCGGGAAGTTATGATGCCCGGGCATCCCGTGTTGGCCGCCGCTGTTAAGCGGTTTGGACAAGCCATACTGAACGAAGATGGAACACTGGATCGGAAAAAGCTTGGGAGTATTGTTTTTCAACAACCAGAGGAACGAAAGGCACTTGAGGCTATTACACATCCGGCGATCCGAAGAGAGATGCGCGAACGGGCTGCTGCATACGAATTGCAACATCCGGATAAACTTGTGGTGTCTGATATTCCTTTGCTCTACGAATCAGGTCTGGAGGACAGTTTCGAGGAAGTCATGGTAGTATATGTCCCGAGATCGGTGCAACGAGATCGCTTGATGAGTCGGGATGGAATGACTGCAGCACAGGCCGAGGCTCGAATGGATGTACAGATGGATATTGAGCGCAAAAAACAGCTGGCAGACATTGTCATCGATAACAGCGGCTTATGGCCTGCGACGGAACAGCAAATTGACTCATATCTACAGCGTAAGGGTTTGTTATGA
- a CDS encoding lytic transglycosylase domain-containing protein, producing MRILRKKRVLLLMFVSFVLVLFLNTNWMAWFYPIHYKEEIRAQSQSYEVDPFLIASIIKVETNFKTSKESKRGAIGLMQLMPDTANWILEQAKIPDTSLEELKHKPERNIQLGTWYLRNLSDQFDGNEAVMIAAYNAGPGKVNSWLRDGVWDGSFDTVKDIPFGETRHYVQRVIYYYNQYVKIYNTF from the coding sequence ATGAGAATATTGCGTAAGAAACGTGTACTGCTGTTGATGTTTGTGTCCTTTGTACTGGTGTTATTTCTGAATACAAACTGGATGGCATGGTTCTATCCCATACATTATAAGGAAGAGATTCGTGCCCAATCTCAGAGTTATGAGGTTGATCCGTTTCTGATTGCTTCCATTATCAAGGTGGAGACTAATTTCAAGACAAGCAAGGAATCCAAACGAGGTGCCATTGGGCTCATGCAACTGATGCCGGATACGGCCAACTGGATACTGGAACAAGCCAAAATTCCCGACACTTCGCTGGAGGAATTGAAGCACAAGCCAGAACGAAATATTCAGTTAGGCACATGGTATCTGCGGAATCTGTCCGATCAATTCGATGGCAATGAAGCAGTTATGATCGCTGCCTATAATGCGGGACCAGGCAAAGTAAACAGTTGGCTTAGAGATGGTGTATGGGATGGCTCGTTCGATACGGTGAAAGATATTCCGTTTGGTGAGACGCGTCACTATGTACAAAGAGTCATTTACTATTATAATCAGTATGTAAAGATCTATAATACGTTCTAA
- a CDS encoding alpha/beta-type small acid-soluble spore protein: MAQSNGNSNNLVVTKASAALEQMKYEVAQELGISIPQDGYQGNMTSYENGSIGGYITKRLVTIAEQQLAGQYQ; the protein is encoded by the coding sequence ATGGCACAAAGCAATGGTAACTCCAACAACCTGGTGGTAACTAAAGCATCCGCAGCACTCGAGCAAATGAAATATGAAGTTGCTCAAGAACTCGGAATCAGCATCCCACAAGACGGATACCAAGGTAACATGACTTCTTACGAGAACGGTTCGATCGGTGGATACATCACGAAGCGTCTGGTAACAATTGCAGAACAGCAATTGGCAGGTCAATACCAATAA